The Dreissena polymorpha isolate Duluth1 chromosome 9, UMN_Dpol_1.0, whole genome shotgun sequence genome contains the following window.
CAAATTATCACTATTGACAATGCTGAACTAAGAAAAAGTCGGGTTATTTTTCTGAACTAAATTAACGTTATATAACTGGGATTTcgggtaattctacacattgaatcTGACACTCGCAAGTGAAAAGATTACGATTCGTCTTTCGAACTACATTGTTCTACGAAATCAACGCCCCAAACGTATCATTCTGGATATCGACTGTCTGGGGGGCGTAAAGCCAATTGACACAGTAAAAGGGACCTTTACAAAGATTTTGACAGATATTAAAGTTTGTCGTCAAATgctataaatgtaaacattggatcttaaaagctcccgtaaaaaatatatatatatatatatataaataaagacagaaaaaagtaaccctcaactggactcgaagcactgactcctggagtaaaagtctaacgcttaaacCAATTTAACATTCTTACTCATATGATGAGTAATttttttatactttgtaaaaGCAATTCTCGAAGTGTCGAAAACTATAACGACAACCACAGAactctctccaaattattcaatcgtttcgcgttgcaattttttataattttcagatttttaaatcgccaaaaaaTGCATATACCGGTAATGGCTATtctagagcatggtaaatgttcagtttaactGTTTCCTcgtaaataaatgttataactacaacgaaaatttgcgattcggaattagttttgtattttgtcattttaccgaAACGtcaaaatgtccctttaatgcTGATTGGTCGTTCGATATTCAGATGAGAGTTTGATTAACAGGTGGTCAGATTTTTATTGTTCCCTTGTCATTAATAAAGCACCACGTGCCGTAATAAGATTTCTTTACTGCCAATGCAGTTGATGACTGACCGGCTAGAGCAGTGGTGTCTACGCGCGCTACTCAATCGGCGACCCGGGTTAAATCCCCGCTCCCGGCGCATTTGACTTTTTGGCCGGTGgagtttcctccgggtactccggcttccctCCACAACACATGACCAttccaaaattaaaaacaaattgttttagtaaCACACACATAGCTTGAAATTGCAGCTAAAACTAGAAATGTATCCCAAATTTCGTAAGACAAAAAGTAAATTACGAAGGAGTGCTGGGACGCTCTCCAATTCCTCATAAAATGCAGCCTCAGACGCGGtaagacctcataaacttcgaaacacAAACATACATAGCGCCGTTGACGTTTCGTTAAAATTTGTTCATATTTTTGCAGATGCAAGATGCAACTTTCCAACCACACATTCATGCTATAAAAAGTGGACAattaacccatctatgcctagcgtctagaaaaaaggccttggcaaacagcatagacccagatgaagACACGTCGGAACATGTATAGCTTAGCATACAAACACTACTCATCATCATCGGATGTCAGTTCAGTTTCTTCCCCAGAACCATCCCAGTGTGGAACAGACTACCAGCTACAGTAGCTTAGGCCCCCTCTTTGGTATCTTTCGACGCTGCATTTTTAACAAGGGGTTTCACTCCCAGCTGGTTGGATTACCAGCTGGGATTATCTCTCTTTTTCATcttcatgatgcggcgtctcatcacgatctgcgctgtttgcttagaggaatttctgtaagaaatattctaaatatagaaataattatactcgacatcccaaattttggagaaaaaaaatgatccaatttagaaggatgtgagagtccactaggcataaatggacaATCCGACACGGTCCGATAGCATGTATTGAAGAGTGTGTTCTGAATACATATGTAACAAAGACATTtctcattttataataaaatttaataaaatataaatgcatttgtATATTACAAAACCAACAGTCTTGATGAAAGCTAAATCTGggtaaaatataaacagataatACCCATCAGCCACTCCGGCTATGTACGAAATTCCCGcaatataacaaacaataacacaaaatatgtttCCAATATCCACGTTgatttttcccaaaaatattatttctttgagATCAAACAGTCAGCAgaaaaatgagcaaattaagtCCAGTAAGGTTACTAAAAGACGGTAAAGGTGAATGTTATTTTACCTTAAACCTTTAACGCAGAAAGATGACAACTTGTTATatcattaaatatatacatgtcaaacaataaaataaatgttgttaaattaaGAAAATTTACACTTTCATATATGATTGTCTATGGTTATATGCCTAAATCCAATTTTTGTCTTTTACCTTTTATAAGTTAATTCAAAATATAGAATTTTAAAGAATAGTATAACTcagtttatatatacatgtatatatatatatatatatatatatatatatatatatatatatatatatatatatatatatatatatatatatatatatatatatatatatatatatgtatgaacaTATGTGCAAACTAtttacaattatgtttttatagCTGCGGCTTAAAAACGTTTATGGTTCACATAATACATCAATGTCATGGCAATGTCGTAAACACAATACATGCCCTCTAGTATCAACATATGACTAAAATACACTAAAGCTTCACGATTACAAAAACATCCACAcactataaatataaaaacatcagGAAACTTTTCAAAAAAATCAACAAGTGTTTCTGAATATCATGGAAAcaaaatcatcattatcatgataaaaaatatataactctGTCGTGTTAATAACAGTACTGCAAGCACGTCCGAATGTAaaccaaatataaacaaagacaaacacggcgcacagaaaaaaacaacagaacaatTCAATTAAACGAAATTGACAGCTACCAAATGTTGACCAGATACTATATCAGACGCAGAAACAGTCAactattttaatttcaaacaaaaaattggCATTTTATGCATTATACACTTTGCGAGCATAACAAACTCTAAAATAAAACGGCAACTTGATAAAACTCTTTAAAACGGTCTACGACGTCAAAAGATGCCGTCAAAAGGAGTTACTTATCAATACTTCACCATCGCCTTTTTCTCCCTGTTCGGTGTCAATAACCCGGATGTTGGGTTTCTGCTCCGGGTATTTCCCGTCATCGAAATGCGACGCCATAAGGAGGTCACGTGCCTTCCTAAGGGACGCGTTTGAGGCCAGGAGGTTGTCGTATAGTAGCCCTCCCAGCAACCCTCCGGTGATTGGTCCAACCCAGTAGATCTGAAATAAGATGTTACCATTGTTATTTGTATTGTCGATGTTGCAAATGAATATTGTCGTGTCGCTATAAAACGTAGTTctatataaaagaaaaacaacaacatatttatatactTGAATAGACAGAATAGTGTGGACATGATTCTCAATTTCGTATAGTTGAAATGGTCATGTATAGAAAGAAAAATGTGGCATAAAACTTGAGTGCTTCAGAATAGTTAAATGGCAgaatatttgatcattttttaACATGTGAACATCATGAAAACGCCACATTAATGTCTTTAAACTTTGTAAAGCCAACTCAGATACTTGAGTTTTATTGTTGCAATGATTATAAACCTAAACCTCGCTCTTTACCCAGTGGTCAGTCCAGATATCCATGATGACTGCTGGTCCCAGGCTTCTGGCGGGGTTCATGCTGGACCCAGTATACTCCACCTTCAACAAGGAACCAAATTGAATAAAGTTTTGAAACAAATGGATAATTCTTAATAATCATATATCAATAAATCTTTGTCCAAAACTAATTGTGACGTTTTCTTTGGTCACTATTTGACGCAGTTTGCCAATAACCATTAatgtaaaaaagcattttaacgTACACTGGTTAAAACGCTTATTATAACATGCATCTATTGAAATTAATTGACAAAGTGCAATACTGTTTCATCTTAGTAATTAAGATAACACAAGTGTTGCTTGCATACATAAGACTTTAAAATTGACTTACCTCCCTGTTTATATCAATCATATTGTTCGTATGAAATTAAATGGAACATTAAAATAAGTATATGAGTTAACTGACTTACTTTACAGTTTCATGTGTTAATGTTCGTGTATTTGCCCGGTTATGCTATATcaattaatatttcagataaacGTACACGCAGTAATTACCTAGCAAATATGTTCACAAAACAAAAGCAccccataacgggtgccatgctcggctgcgaaagcttgttagAATTTCTTTTTAGaggaccttgaccgttgacctagtgaccctaaatgggtgtggcgtgtagaactcatcaaggtgcatctacatatgaagtttcaaagttgtaggtggaagcactttgattttagaggcaatgttaaggtttttgttaaagtttggtattagaggtcacagtgacattgacctttgacccaaaaatgggtgtggagtgtagaactcatcaaggcgcATATACATATgtagtttaaaagttgtaggtggaagcactttgattttagagcctatgttaaagtttcatattagaggtcacagtaaccttgacctttgacatagtgacccaacaatgggtgtggcgagtagaactcatcaaggtgcatctacatatgaagtttcaaagttgtaggtggacgcactttgattttagagtcaatgttaaggttttagcacgacgcctacggtggACGgaggacggcggacgagctggctatgacaatagctcgggttttctttGAAAACAGTCTCGCTAATAAAATCagacaaaattataaaattactATCATGACTCAATGAATTATTCCCCTTTTATTAGCCTGAAGTTTCGTgctttttaacaataaattgatAAACTGCTGCAAAATTGTTTCAAGCATTTTAAAAAGCTAGTTACCCGGACGGACTACCAAATTTGACATTGCCTTGTCCGGACCTTACTCTACACGCCATGTGCGAACTGGCAACTACTAATTTCTATCCCTGTATATTGTTACAAAACGCGAATATCTCGGTTCGTGCTTCAGAAGCATAATACCAGTAATTATAGAGCTCTCGTTTAAACAAAACTGACCGGGTGAAACTGGACATTACCGGACAATATAACAAAAGCTACATACCTggggtaaaaaaacacaataacttTGAATAagataaaatttataaaaaaaataacggcTAAAAATAATTGCGAAAATTCCTACCgtttgtttaatatgttaatatgtaaTATAAGTTATGGTGGTAAAATTTCATTACCAAGTATTTTCATGTATACAGAACTTTGAAACAACTACTACGCTGCGATATTACAAATTCATCTGAAACATTGTGAGTTTAATTATGTCCCAATTGCTTGGTCTGAATTTCTTAGAAGTTTTAACTCAGTATTTATAATAATTTGCGGTGGCCGCTTATTTCATTGAACAGTAAAGCCATGTCATATTGACAGTTGACAGTACTATGGTGTGTTATTCGCAGTAAAATTGCAACTTAAAAAATCTGAATCTAGTCTTACAAAACACACTTAACAATATTGCACAAACTTGGAGCACACGGTTTGATAAAGATAGAACAACGCTGATCGGTCGAACAAAATATGAAGAGATGACaacttatttttttccaaaatcggAAAATTAGAAAATGTCTCCcttgaagtttttttaaatgaactgcTAATTACTATTTGTAAAATTTCGCTCACCGCCCAAAGATGGCCGATAGTAACAGCAAAGCCAATGGTAAGTGGGAAACTGCCGCCGAGGTCCGTCCTCTTGCTGTCACAGGCGGCGAACACCGTCAGTATAAGCACCATTGTGATCACAAGCTCGATCCCGAAACCTTGAGCAATAGTGACACCGGTGTTGAGGGTGGTCGTTCCCAATCCGCCAATCTGGAAGTCGGGCGTCAACGCCTTCAGGATTCCGGCGCCGGCGATGGAGCCAATGGATTGAGCGACGATGAAGAGGATGGCGCGGATGAGGCTGACGCGCCTTGTGATGAGCATGGCACATGTGACGGCCGGGTTAATGTGGCCGCCGCTGATGTGGCCAATGATCCACACACTGGTGGCGACGCCAAGCCCGAATGACAGGGCGATCTGAACAATGTCCAATGGGTCAGCTGTCCAGCCTTGCACTGTTGACCCAATACCGACAACCACGAGAATGAAAGTTCCTAAAAATTCTGCGAAAACCGCCTTCCAAAAGAGTAAGGTACGAACATCATCCAAACTTGTCTTCATTCTGCACAGAGCTATTTTCGCTGTTTTACAATCGAGGACTTACGCGTGCCACTGAAGAGTTTCTTACACAGACCGAGACAAATGTAGAATCAACGTATACGTCGAACGTCCGCCTTTCTGCAAATATAAAAATGGCGTCATTTTAATAAATAGAAGACCCCACATAGGGCACTTTGAAACAAATACTGACCAGTCGGACTGTCCCAAATTGTACAGTTTGGGGCTCCCTGGCTACCATTGTTATCCATTGGGCAcgaagtgtgttttgtttttctaaTATCTTAAACTGTGCCATACAGTATGTGTATTAACgcatgaataataaataattttcacATCACTGTCGCGACGACATAAATTATATTATTCTCGTGGTAACATATTAAGTTAAAAACATGTGTACGCTTCACAattcaaagtgaattttgttTCCTAcgaatgttgtttaaatatttaaaataataatttatcactttgttatttcaacaaatgccAAGATCTAAGTACAATAAAGCACTACCGCACTGTTCACCTCGCTGTGTTAAACCGGGCGGTGACGTAGAGTCATTATTTTGCATGCGCAATCGATGTCAGAACATTTGTAGTGGTCAATGTTCTATTTATTGCCTATATAATGTTTAACGTACCGAAACTGGTCATTTAGATGaaagtttataaataaatgttttgcgagACAGGGATAGAAATTAGCGTTTCCTCGTTCGCCCAGAGCGAGGAAATTTAGGTCTggcaaatttaattttaaaatgttgtgGTTCGTCCGGGCAACTAGCTTAAAAAACACTTTTCCTCAGTTGATCAGTGTATTTAGTTTTATAGAACACCGAGATTTAGTGTAAAAGTATGACATAGTGCATTCAGTCATGTCAGCAActttataatattgtataaatgtgttctgttaaaaataatttaaagataaaTATGACGCCTAGTTAGCGAAACATTCCGTAAAAAAAGTTGGTTTCGATACCTGCAAGGTACAGTACACTTTATATAAATGGTTACGATTCGTTGAAATTGGCAATATTTTTCATAGCAACTTAATTAAGTTGGTTAACgtacattatatatattaattcaataaattgcACAGTTGTCTATGTGCATATATCATAGTCATGCCATTTTACAGCAATCCAACAGTTTTCAAAGTTTTCACGTTTTACGTAATTATTCACTTCGTCGTTTTATTCTATGTTGCTTAATACACAATTGAAGTAGGAAATTAAACGCGAATTAATATAAAGtaacaacttattttatttaatacttgtaTTTAAAGTTGGAAACACATTACTGTTCACTGTTAAGTAAAGCGAAATTACTTGTAAGTTCATTAACAACTAATTAGCCTTCTGATTACGAATTAAGTAGTAAACAAACTTATCAGTGAGGAGATATTATGCGATGAATTAAATGATATACAAATCAACGATTCATTCTTACattgtgtgattttatgttttatcacatgctataccctgtttcccatgtaatacaaccattacatatttttttttatcccattttacagcgaattcggttgattaaatatcatctataatcaacggcaggaaatgacgtcaatatttcgacgaaatgacgtcataaatccagcgaaattatccagtcaaactaattttgtttaaacaaaaaggtttacaaaataaaaagggggataaatagaataatagataagtgttgattatgatcaggtttatcatgctcggcacatATAtatcgtgctttttgttttctaagcctcgcatgataaacctgatctataatcaacactaacctattattctatttatattACACGTgcgtaatacaacatttttaagcgttttaattggcttagtttccgtttattgaccaatcgaattttgttattttgctgaaatgacgttgcaacgtcaaatgacgtcacgaaatgtaaacaatattcgggatttatcattatgtttgcgttaatatttatttaattttttaatttgctcatttaaaagcatgtgataaaaaagatccgacactcgttgtcatatcataccatattttattaaactcgtccaggaaattcgttagtaagcgcgccaaaggctcgcttactaacaaaattcctgtactcgtttaataaaatatggtatgatatgacaactcgtgcccgATCCTATATGTAGCAAAAGCTTTAAAAATCGCATATATgtccatatatatataagtaaaacgTGTATTCTGTTTGTATGTACGTTGTGTTTTCCTTTCATTCCATCATTTAAATTTTCTGCTTATCGTAAATTGCAAAAGTaggtttaagaaatgaaatatatatacctGTTCTAAATTAAAAAATTTATCCGGCAAAAAGTATGTTCATCCGAGCAGGAAATGTACACATGTATGACTTGTTGTTACTGAAAGGTTTGTCGCTTTTATGCGAATAGGATATGGCCTGCGGCCGGTTTGATAATAACAGCTTCTTCATGTGTACATGTAGGCCTTAAAGGTTAGTCCGAACATGTTCGTTTCTCGCTACCCGAGCCTCCCTTACAATGGCTCGATCCGATATAATTGTGAAGAGTTTATCGGATATTGTTCGGTCTTCATCGGTATTCGCTACCTAAGCATTTTATTGTCTGTATTGCTTaataagtgtttttgttttgatagCGTTATTTCCAGTCTATGATTTACATTTACCGACATCTATAAAATATCATTTCTGTTATCGTTCATGTTGACCATTTGTTAAATAACAAAcatgaatataaatgataaatcagTACTTACCTACTGGTACTCTGTTTTCCTGATCCGACCTCTTAAACTAAAGTACTTTGAGTGCGCTTaatgcacatatatatatatatcaaagtaCTTAAATAAACAACGTTTGTGGTAAATCTATCACAATCGGTTAATTTATATACGTGTGAATCCTTTTTCACAACTGTCACAATCGGTTTATAAAACCGACATATGAAAACGAAAAATTATGAATAATAGATGTCAACGTAACATTGTCCAGCAATCTATTGTTGTTTATGCTAAGCGACCAAGGAACAAAGGCCGAAAGGTGAGAGTGTATCCGAGTGTATCGGTCAGCGATTTGTAAAACCAGTATAAGCTGGTTTTATGTTTGCGATTTGATGCGTATAAGGTGCGAAGGAGAATAATATTTGTCCAATGTGTTTTACGTCTTACCGTACCCGGTATGCAACATTTTAGACCTCAAATACATAGCGCCCTTCTTTACTTGCTTATGTTCTTTACTTTAGATtaatatcagagggggtaatcacgtgacaaacaagatggcgacgtccaaaccgaggcaggtatttttcgtcgttttataccctttattacttgtatttatttttttaaattccgctcactttccagccatattaggaagaaagttactggcttttatttcatagtaatattcgctttacatctcgactttactcgctgcgaaatttcttagcgggatgacctaataagggctccactaagaaaatttgcggggagtaaagtcgagatatacagcgaatttaaatacgaaatcaACGCTAATCAccgttttactgatatggctggaaagtgagcgtcatttaaaaaaataaacaaaaaagtaataaagggtataaaacggcgaaaaataactgtcttggcatgaacgtcgccatcttgactatcacgtgattaccccttctgaTATTGATTGGCTGTAGTAATGGCGTCAATCGAAAAAAGAGGATTAATAGGCTAAATATGGTATACCGGTACCAGAAACGTACATATCAATGTTATCTACGGTACTCTTATGAGGTTCTTCGGTCGActtcttttaaaggggccttttctcagattttggcatgtattgaagtttggcattaaagacttaattttgataaatgtaaacattggatctaaaaagctccagtaaaaaaacaacaatacaattttaaaagaaaagaaaaaagtaaccctcaactaggctcgaaccactgacccctggagtccacagtatcacaaaatattacgtcaacaacagaactctccaagttattcagtcgttttgcgttgcaacgctttataattttcagatttttaaatcgtcaaaagatgcatataatggatattttagagcgcgttaaatgttcagtattactgtttcctcacaaatatcataactaaaacgaaaatttgtgaacctgaaacaacttttttaattttgtcaatttaccaaaacgtgaaaaggccccttcaagaAATGGGATAATAGTTGCTTCTGATATGTATGTGGTTCGCAAAAAAATGAAATCTATGAAATGATGCCAAAGCAGCAGCGTGGGAGATTTAAATAGCATCGAGAAAAAAAAGCATCATCGTTGTCGCATTTGTAGACTATGCGGTCTATCGGCATTAATTGACAAGCTGTTGGATTTCATTAAGCTTATAAAACATATCGGTCGAGCTTCttaaaaaaggggcttaatg
Protein-coding sequences here:
- the LOC127845735 gene encoding aquaporin-4-like, giving the protein MKTSLDDVRTLLFWKAVFAEFLGTFILVVVGIGSTVQGWTADPLDIVQIALSFGLGVATSVWIIGHISGGHINPAVTCAMLITRRVSLIRAILFIVAQSIGSIAGAGILKALTPDFQIGGLGTTTLNTGVTIAQGFGIELVITMVLILTVFAACDSKRTDLGGSFPLTIGFAVTIGHLWAVEYTGSSMNPARSLGPAVIMDIWTDHWIYWVGPITGGLLGGLLYDNLLASNASLRKARDLLMASHFDDGKYPEQKPNIRVIDTEQGEKGDGEVLISNSF